The Sandaracinaceae bacterium genome includes the window ATGTGGATCCGCGACTACGGCCCGGTCTTCGCGCGGACGCGAGACGGCGGGCTGCGCGTGGTGGACCTGCCCTATCACGGGGATCGCTGGCGCGACGATCAGTACCCGCTCGACTTCGCCCACCGCGTGTCGCTGCCCATCAGCCGGCCCGCGATGGAGCTCGAGGGCGGCCACATCCAGACGGACGGCACCGGGCGCTGCGTGATCACCGACGACGTGCTCGTGCGCAACGAGGGCTTCCTGTACCAGGAGTCCGACGTGCGGCGGCTGCTCGACCAGTACCTCGGCTGCCACGACGTGACGATCGTGCCGGCCGTGCACGGGGAGGAGACGGGGCACCTGGACGTCTTCGCCTACGTGACGGGGCCGAGCCGGATCGTCGTCGGGCGCTACCTCGCCGAAGAGGACCCCTACAACGCCCATCGCCTCAACCAGGCCGCGGCGCGGCTCCGGGCGGCGGGCTGGGAGGTCACGCGCATCCGGATGCCCGACCACGAGGGCCGCGTCGTCTTCCGCACGCACACCAACGTGCTGGTCACCGATCACACCGTGGTCGTGCCCATCTTCCGGCGGGACCGGCGCTTCGAGCGCCAGGCGCTGCGGGCGTTCCGGCGCGCGTTCCCCACCCGCCGGGTCGTGGGCCTCTACGCCGACGGCGTGATGAGCCTCGCGGGCGCGGTCCACTGCACGACCGTCACCGTCCCCCGGATGAGCGCCCCGAGGATGACCGCCCCGCCGATCGGCGGCCCTCATGGTACGACGCTCCCCCATGCAGACGCTCATCACCTGTGAGCACGCGAGCGGCGCGGTGCCCGAGGGGATCGATCTCGGCCTGAGCGCCGAGATCCTCGCGAGCCACGTCTCCACCGATCGCGGGGCGAAGGCCATCGCGGAGTCGCTCGCGGCCGCGCTCGAGGCGCCGCTGCTCCTCGGCGAGTGGTCGCGGCTCGTGGTCGATCTCAACCGCATGGAGGACAACCCCGCGGTCATGCTGGCGGAGACCTACGGCCACCGCGTGATCGGCAACGAGGGGCTGACCTACGCCGAATGCGAGGCGCGGCTCGCCCGCTATCACCGACCGCACCGGAACGCGGCCCGCGGGCACGCGCAGCGCATGGCGAGCGAGGGGGTGTGTCTGCACCTCTCGATGCACAGCTTCGCGCCCTCGGTCGATCCGGTGAAGCGGACCTACGACGCGGGCGTGCTCTACGACACCGAGCGCGCCTTCGAGTCCCGGATCGCGACGGCGATCATCGACGGCCTGAGCGCGCGCGGGTGGGAGACCCGGCACAACGAGCCGTACGCGGGGACCCCGGAGGGGCTCACGAGCTGGCTCCGCGCCCAGCTCCCGGAGGAGCGATACCTCGGGCTCGAGATCGAGGCGTCGCAGGCGTGGGTGGACGACGCGGCGCGCGCGACGCGGTTCGCCGCGGATCTCGCCGCGATCGTGAAGTCTCTGCCCTCCTCGTGAACCAGCGGTCACGCCCCTGATCCCATGCCCGGCACGGCGGCCCACCGTGGGCAGGCGGCACGGTCACTGCATTCGGCGCCCGCGAATCTTCACGGAGGAGGGGACGAATGCTTCGAGAGACTTGTTGGGTCGCGCTGACGGGGGTCGCCCTGATGGGCTGCAACGGCGGAGGCGCGTTCGAGCGCGGTCGGTCGCAGACCGAAGAAGGGGTGCGCATCGCCTGCAGCTGCGACTGGACCGACTTCGGCTACGACTCCGAGTCGGCTTGCGTGGAAGACCAGCTCGAGGGCCTCGAGCCGCTCGACCCGTGCGTGCAGCGCGCGTACGACCAGGTGCCCGAGATTCACGCCAGCTTCGACTGCCTGCTCGACGCCAACGACGCCTACCTGGCCTGCGCCCGGGGCGCCCGTTGCGACGACGCCACGGTGGCTCGCTGCGGCGAAGACCGGGAGGCCGCGTCCGACGCCTGCCCGCCTCCCCCCGAGGCCGCGCTGGCGCGCGCGAACCAGATCGCCGAGGAGTGTCGCGCCAGCGCGCCGCCCGGCATGTGTCCGGACGCCACCGTCGAGGGCAGCGGGCTGATCGCCTCTGGCACCACCGTCGGACAGAGCGCGGATCTCTCGGGCAGCTGCGGCGGGAGCAGCGCGTCGGACCTCGCCTTCACCTGGACCGCGCCGAGCGCCGGGACCTGGGTCATCGACACGGTCGGCAGCGAGCTCGACACGGTGCTCTACGCGCTGACCTCGTGCGGCGGGGCGGAGCTCGCCTGCAACGACGACGGCGAGTCGGGCTTCAGCTCCGAGATCACGCTCGAGCTGTCCGCTGGACAGACGATCGTGCTGGTCGTCGACGGCTTCGGCAGCGGCGGCGGCGACTTCGTGCTCAACGCGAACCCGCTCTGAGCTCGGCCGCGAGCTCGGGGTTGCCGCGGCGGACCTTCCAGATGAAGCCGTCGAGCGCGTAGTGCGTCGCCTGGGGCACCGCGAGCAGCGGCACGAGGAAGAGCAGCAGCGCGTCCGAGCTGTCGACGCCTTCGCCGAAGAGCCAGGGGCGGTCGTGCCACACGAGCCGGTCCCAGAGGGTCTCCTCGGCGAAGGCGACGATCACGATGAAGGCGAGGAACGCCCAGACCCCGCCGCGCAGCACGCGGGCCAGCAGGCTCGTCGGTCGCTGCGCGGCGCGGGCGCGTCCGTATCGGTAGGTCAACGCCAGGTACGGCACGCCGTGAATGATCACGTTGGTCACCGTGAAGGCGAAGTCGCCGTCGAAGACCATGATGCCGAGCCACCAGCAGAGCCAGGTGGTGAAGACGACGAGCGCCTTGCCGGCGTTGAGGGTGCCGTCGCGCCAGCGCCAGAGCTGCCGGCCCGCGAACGCGATCATCACGCCCCAGTAGACGGGGGCGAGGAGCGCCGCGACGGGCTCCGCGAGGCCGACCACGAAGTCGCCTTGCAGAAACCAGACGAAGCCGCGCGGCAAGTGCGCGTGCCACCAGATCAGCGGGTAGACCGTCGCCGCGTAGGTCGCCGCGCGATCGAGGTGGAGATCCAGCCGACCCTGCTCGCCCGCGCGGCGGCGATAGAGAGCGACCCAGCCCCACTGCTGCCGGACGAAGTGGAAGACGGCGGCGTAGGCGAGGACGCGCCAGAAGGTCAGCGGGCTGAAGGCGTAGGCCAGCACCCCGAGCCCCCAGCAGAGGAGCGGCGTGCCGAGGTAGAGGAGCGGGCGGCGGCGGACCTCGGCGCCGTCGAGGTAGACGCGGAACATCGTCGACCAGACGTGCGCGACGTCGATCGCGAGCACACACACGATCCAGGCCCAGCCGGGCGCGCTGCCCTCGAGCAGGCCGAAGGCGGCGCCGACGAAGAGGAGCGCGACGGCGGCGAGCGCGCTGCCGCCGAAGACCCAGAGATCGGTGCGCTTGCCGAAGAGCCACGGGCCCTCGCTCTTCGGGGCGAAGATGGCGCGCACCGCGGCGCTCACGTCGCCTCCGTCAGCGCGTCGGCCACCTCGTTCGCCGCGCGCAGCCCGTGGTCGAAGGCCTCCTCGAACAGGGCCAGGCCGCTCAGATCGCTGTGGGCGAAGTGGACCTGTCCGACCGGCGCCGCGGCGGCGCGGCGCGCCTCGCTCGCGCGCACGCCGACCCGCGGCTGGGCCATCGCGTGCCCCCAGCGCCAGACGTCCACCCGGCGGAGCTGCTGGCGGAGATCGGGGTGCGCGCGCGACAGATCCGCCGTGATGGCGTCGGTCCAGGCCGAGTGGCCGTGGTCGAGCAGGCGGCGGCGCGCGTCGCGGGGATCGGAGTCCACCAGGGGAAAGTAGTACGTCCAGACCGTCGGGCCGAAGTCTCGCCCGCGCTGGTGGGTCGCGGTGACGTAGCCGAGGCTCGGGCTGTCGTAGAGCACGTTGTCCCACGCGGGCGGGAAGCCGCGCTCGCCGGGCCGGTCCGCGAGGTGGAGGTTGGCCACCATCCAGGCGCCCCAGTGCCCGTCCTCCGCGCTGGGCGCGCCCTCGACGAGCCGCGACGCGACGAAGCGCGGCACGGCGCAGATCACGCGCTCCGCCTGCACGCGGAGCGGCCGCCGGGTCGACGCCTCGATGAGGTCCACCGTGCCGTCGCGGCCGACGCGCGCGGCGAGGTGGCCGGTGTGAACCGCGCGGCCCTGCGCGAGGTGACGCACGAGGGCGCCGTTGCCCGCGGGCCAGGTCAGGAAGTCCGCGCTGTCCATGCCCTCTTCGGCGCGCGCGCAGTGATAGAAGAGCAGCGACCACGCGCTCGCGTCCGCCAGCGTCAGGCCGTAGTCGTCGCGCGTGCCGTACTCGAGCCACCAGAGCAGCCGCCGCGAGGTGAAGCCGTGGCGTCGGCACCACTCGGCCGCGCTGATGCGATCGAGCGCGAGCACCTCGGCGTCGTCCGAGCCGAGGCGCGTGGGCAGCGCGAACGCGCGCCGGCCCCGCGCGTCCCGGAAGGCGAGCCAGCGCTCGACGATGCGCTCGAAGCGGTCGCGCTGCGCGAGGTCGTGCGCGCTCGCGCCGACGGTCGGGTAGAGGCCGCGATACCAGTAGCCGCGGTAGAAGACGCGCTCGTCGGGCGCGCGGACGAGCAGGTGCTCCTGCGGCTCTCCGTCCTCGTCGAGCGCGTCCATCTCGCGCAGCAGCGCGCGGAGCTCCGGCTGCGCCTCGCTCGGCACGGGCAGGTAGTGCGCGCCCCACGGGTAGGCGGTGACCTCGCTCTGCCCCGACGCGCTCGTCCCGCCGGGCTGCGGCTCGAGCTCGAACAGCTCCACGCCCTCGACCCCACGCCGCGCGAGCTGCCACGCCGCGCTCAGGCCCGCGGGGCCGGCGCCGATCACCGCCACGCGGACCCGGCGCGTCTCGACCTCGCCGGTCGCGAAGGCGCGTCGCGCGTCGCCGTCCCGGAGCAGGTGGCCGATCTGATGGCTCTGGCCGAGCAGCTCCCCGCGGACGTCGGGCGGCGTCTCCTCGTCGTCGCACGCGAGGGCGAGCGGCGCGCCGAGCAGCGCGGCCAGGACGTCGCGGCGGCGCATCACCGCTCCAGCCGGGACCACTCTTGGTCGTAGTACTGCACGAGCGCTTGCGTATCGAGGCGGTTGATCTCGATGTCGTCGGGGCGCTGCATGTCCTGTCCGAAGACGAACATCGCCTGCATGGCGTCGTCGTTCAGGAAGCGCAGCCCCTCCACGTCGGGCACCTCCCGCGGCCGATCGAAGGGCCGGCCCATCGCGAGCACGTAGCCCCACTCGCCGAAGCTGGGCACCAGCGTGTGGTAGGCGGCGGTGTGCAGCCCGGCCGCGGCCATCGTGCGCTCGATGCACCAGAAGGAGCGGCGGGCGTAGAGCGGCGAGGTCGCCTGCACGATCACCGCGGTCCCCGGGTGCATCACGTGCCGCAGCAGCGCGTAGAAGCGGCTCGAGTAGAGCTTGCCGAGCGAGAAGTTGTTCGGGTCCGGGAAGTCGACGATGACCACGTCATAGGGCTCGAGGTCGGCGCCGTTCTCGTCGATCCACACCATCGCGTCGTCGTTGATCACGGTCACGCGCGGATCGTCGAGGCTGCCCTCGTTGAGCTGCCGCATCACCGACACGCGCCGGGCCATGTCCGTCATCGCGGGGTCGAGGTCGACGAGGGTCACCGTCTCGACGCCCTCGTGGCGCAGGATCTCCCGGACCGCGAGGCCATCACCGCCGCCGAGCACCAGCGCGCGGCGCGCGTCCGGGCGCAAGGAGAAGGCCGGGTGCACGAGGGCCTCGTGGTAGCGGTACTCGTCGTGCGAGGCGAACTGCAGGTTGCCGTTGAGGAAGAGCTGCACGCCGAGCGCGCCGCGGGTCAGCACGACGCGTTGATAGCGGCTCTGCTCGGCGAAGATCACGCGGTCGTCGTAGAGCTCGGCCTCCGCGTGCTGGGTCAACCGATCGGCCCCGACGAACGCGGCCGCGAGCGCGACCAGCAGCAGCACGCCCTTGGCCCGGAGCCGCCAGCGGATGGGGCGGTAGATGAGGTCGCCGAGCACCCACGTGGTCATCAGAGCGACGGCGCCGTTGAGCATCCCGAAGAGGAGCGAGGTCCGCACCAGCCCGAGGGTCGGCATCAGCACGATGGCGAAGAGCAGCGAGCCGAGCAGCGCCCCGAGGTAGTCGAAGGTCAGCACCTTCGCGACGAGCTCCTTGAAGTCGAGCTCCTTCTCGAGGATGCGCATCAGGAGCGGCAGCTCGATCCCCACGAGCGCGCCGATCACGACGACCGTGCCGTAGAGGAGGACGCGGAAGGCGTCGGCGTAGGCGAAGACGTAGAAGAGGAAGGGCGCGCTGAAGCCGCCGATCAGCGCCGCGGCGAGCTCCACCTCGACGAAGCGGATCACGACGCGCTCGACGACGAAGCGCGAGAGGTACGCGCCGAGCCCCATCGCGGAGAGGTAGACGCCGATGATGGTGGAGAACTGGAAGACCGAGTCGCCGAGCACATAGCTCGCCAGCGTCCCCGCGATCAGCTCGTAGACCAGGCCCGCGGTCGCGATGACCAGGACCGTCAGGAACAGCAGCGGGACCTTGCGCTTGGCGAAGGCCGTGGTGGGGGCGTCGGACAAGCAGGGTCTGCGTCGCTACCCGTGCAGGGCAGCCGAGACGATCAACGCGACGCCGATGATCACCGAGCCGATCACGATGCCGAGCGCGGTGTTCTGGTCCTCCTCGATCTCCTTGCGGACCGAGAAGGGGGCGACCTTCGTGATGATCCAGAAGGCGAGGCCGAAGAAGACGAGGCCGATGAGGACGAAGACCACGGTCGAGATGACGTGGACTCCGATGGTGACGAGTTGATCGAGCATGCCGAGGCCCTCCGAGCTCATTTGCCGCCGGCGTAGCCGCCGTACCAGAAGATCGGGGCGACGACGAAGCCGCCCCCAGGACGCCGCGACCCGGGCGGCATGGCGCGCGTCTCGACGCTGGTCGAGCCGAGATCACGGCCGGTGAAGACGTAGAAGCCGTACCCGCCGAGGAGCGAGAGGCCGAAGATGGGGTAGATGAGGAAGCTCAGAAATCGCATGTCTTCTCACCAGAGGTTGGAGTTCTCCCACCGCTTCTTCTCGAAGGCGGCGCGCCGGAAGATGGAGATCGGGACCGGCACCAGGAGCAGGAGGAAGGTCAGCAGGCAGCACCACGGGCTCCGGCTGCCCTGGACGACCTCGATGGACGCGGTCGGCGGCCTCGCCGAGGTGCCCACGTTGAAGAGCCCGGGCGTCCAGTGGTTCCACTGCGGATCCATGCGCAGCACGTAGCGCCCCTCGGGCACCTGATCGACGTAGATCGTCGCGTTGCGGCTGCCGTCGGTCCAGGACTCGCCACCCGTGACCCCGTGATAGTACTCCGTGCTCACGAAGAACTCGCGGACGTTGCCGCTCTCCTCGTCGATGAGCGCGCAGGCGACGCCGACGTAGTCGTTGTCCGCCGACGTCTGGAGCTCCACCTCGAGCACGGCCGGGCCGTCGGTGATGGTGAAGGGCGGCGTGTACGAGGCGGTGTCCTGCTGCGGCGTCGTGCCCACGGGCGCCGCGTTCGACTGGGTCGGCGGGAGGGTGATCGGGCCCGCCACGAGCGTCCGGTGCTTGCCGCCGAGGTCGGCGCCGAGGGCGATGCCGAGGAAGAGCAGCAGGAGCACCGCGAAGGTGCCGAGCGTCGGCCACAGCGCGTGCGGGTTCGGCTGCGCCGTCCCGACGCCGCTCTTGGAGGGCGGCGAGCCCTGCAGCCCGAACGCCTTCCAGACCTCCTTGCCGTCGACGTACTCGCCGGCCGACCAGACGATCTCGCTCTCGCTGCGCTCCTCGCTGATGATCTGCGGCGGCTTGATGTAGTCGCTCGTGGTGGTCTGCTCGCCCACCTCGACCTTCCAGTAGAACTCCCCGATGACGAAGCGCACCGTCGCGGAGTTGGTCCCGAAGCGCTTGAAGGTGTGCTTGCCGTACTTCGCGGTGGAGCCGACGATCTGCACGTCGGCCACGCTGATCGGCTTCAGGAGCATCCAGTGGCCGGAGTCCTCCATGAGCCAGCGGTAGCCTTGCTCCGTGTACAGGAGGTACTCGCGCCAGCTGTAGGTGACCCCGTGGACCACCGTGTAGCGCTCCATGAAGCCGATGACCTTGACCTTCTCGCCCTTCAGCTCGCCATCGGTGCCGAGGGGGATGTAGGGCTCGATCCGCGGCTGCTCGAGCTTGCGCAGGAGCTGGAGGTTCTGCCCCTGCACGTCGAGGAGCGAGTAGCAGAAGGCGCACGCCGCGCGCTCGGTGCTCTCGGACGAGATCTCGACCGGCGCGCCGCACGTGGGGCAGCTCACCTTGCCGATCTGGACCTTCTCTTCGGTCCGCTCTCCCCAGGCGGTCTTCGCCACCTGCAGCTCGTCCGGGCCGAGCTCGCGCCCGGCGAAGAGCATCGGCGCGCCCGTCCCGTCGCCGTAGTCGATGGTCGCGAAGCCGCCGCCCGCGCCGGCGAGGTCGATGTACCAGCCGCGCTGACCCGGGACGACCGGGAAGGGCAGCTCGCCCTCACCGCTGAGGAGGGTGCTCTGACCCTGCTCCTGAACCGTCCAGACCGTCTCGCCGGTCCCGCTGAAGCTGCCCTGCTGGCCCGGCTGGAGGCTCTGGTAGGCGGGCACGCCGGACGCGTCGGCGGGCCGGGTCATGTACCAGCGCCCCTGCGCGCGCGCGAGCCAGCCCCAGCCGCCCTCGTCGAAGCCGACGTACCACTCGTCCCAGGGGCCGCGGCCGTGATCGAGCTGCAGCCGCCCGGCGACGCGGAAGCCCTTGCCCGCGATGGTGCCGGAGTCGCCGACCTCGATCGGCGGCGCGGTGGGGACGAGGTCCGCGACCCGCCCGATCGCCTGCAGGTCCTTGTCCGTCCGGACGACGCTGTAGCGACAGTGCGGGCACACGAGCGCCGAGGACGAGCCGAGCCCGAACTCGATCGGCCCGCCACAGTTCGGACAGTTGGCCGTGCGCGCTCCCAGCACGGCGCACTTCTACCACATCCGGCGGCCCGGCTCTCAGATGTTCTTGAGGAACAGGTCGGGCGAGCCGCCGAGGGAGACGACCTCGGAGAGGAGCGACTCGAGCATGGCGCTCTGGCCGACCGCGACGACCGCGGCGCGAGAGAGGTCGGGCGCGCGCTCGTGCAAGGCGTCTTGGACGGTCGTGCCGCGCAGGGTGCCGTCGTCGCCGAGCCGCGAGTAGACCATGCGCACGTCCACCCCGTGGGCCTCCCAGCGCGCGAGATCGTCGCCGATGGCGAGGTGCTCGGGGCTCCGCAGGCCGTGGTCGAGGGAGATCGCGCCGTACGCGTCCCGCTCCCGGAGGACGGCCTCGATGGCGGCGCGGATGGGAGCGACCCCGGTGCCGGTCGCGAAGAAGAGCAGGTCCTTGCCGCGCGCGCGCTCGAGGTCGAAGCCGCCGCCGGCGGGCAGGGTCATCTCGACCTCGGTCCCGCCGGGGAGCCGCACGAGCGCGTCGGCCGCCTCGCCGCCCTCGGGGTTGTTGGTGCGCACGAGGAAGCGCGCGACGTCGTCGCCCGGGGCGGAGAACATGGCGAAGATGCCCTCGGCGCCGCCGATGCGCATCTTGCAGAACTGGCCGGCGCGCGCGTAGCCGGCGACGAAGCCATCGACCGGGCGCAGCTCCACGAACGCCTGGTCCGCGGCCGCGGGCCGCACCGCGAGGAGCTCGGCCGCGGCGTATTCGCTGAATTCGGGGAGCTGCATGTCCGGCAGACCTAGAGCCGGATGTCGATGACCGCAGCCCGGCGGAGCTCCGCGAGGAGGAGCTCCTCCTGCCGCGCCATCGCCCCCTCCATCATCTGCTGGTAAATCTGCATGCGCATGTCCTCGTAGGCTGGCGCGCCCTCGGCGGACTGCTGCCGGTCCATCAGGAGGAAGATGTGGAAGCCGGCCGGGCCGCGCACGACCTCGCCGATCTCGCCCACGTCGAGGTTCATCAGCGCGTCCTCGAGCGAATCAGGGAGCTCACCCTGGCGCAGGGTCCCGAGGCGCATCCCGCCTTCGGACCAGAAGTCGTCCGCGCCCTCGACGTCGTCGCGCGCCGCCTCGGCCTCGGAGCGGATCCGGGCCACCTCGGTGGCGGTCGCGCCGCTCGGGACCTCGAAGAAGATCTGCGCCGCGGTGAACTCCGCCGTGCGCCGCTCACGCGCGATGAGCATCTCGTAGCGCTCGCGGACCTGCTCCTCGGTGATGTTCACCCGGCCGCGGGCCCGGAAGTTGAGCACCTTGAGCCGGAGGAGCTGCCGTCGGACGTCGCCGCGGTACTGCTCCTCGGTGAAGCCCTGGCCCCGCACCGCCTCCCAGAAGGTCGCGTCGTCGAGACCGCTCTGGCGCTGCACGTTGGCGATCGCGCGGTCCACCTCGGCCCGGCTCACCGAGACCTGCATCTCGTCCGCGGCCTGGAGGAAGAGCTCCTCCTGGATCATCCGGTCGAGGACCTCGCGATAGAGCTGCTCGATGGCGGCCATGCGCGCGGCCTGGCTCGGCGACGCGAGCGCCTGGTCGAGCATCGGCGCGGCGCGGCGGCGCAGCTCGGAGAGGAAGATGGCGTCGTCGTTGATCGTCGCGACGACCCGCTCGATCACCTCCGCCTTCGCGGCGCCCGGCGCGAGCAGCGCGAGCCCGAGGGCGGCCGTCAGGAGGCTCTTCTTCATCGTCCCCCCTGCTTCGTCGGCCCCTGCTTGGTCGGCGCGGGCGGGCGGGGCCCCGTCGGCGCGGTCGGGCGCAGCGCCCCGGACGGCTCGGCGCCGAGCTGCGGGTTGGTCACGGTGGGCGAGTCACCCTCGGGCAGGTCGATCTGGACCTCGCTCAGGAGATCCAGGTTCTCCTCGACGTCCGCCGCCGCGCGCAGCTCGTCGATGAGGTCCTGGATGGCCTGCTCGCGGCGCTCGCGGTGCAGGCGCGCGCGGATCGGGCGCTCGGCCTCCTCGAGGCTGCGGCGCATCGCGGCGCGGCGCCCGGTGAGCTTGACGATGTGCCAGCCGGCGTCGCTCCGCACGACCTCGGGGTGCATGCCGCCGATCTGCTGGATCTGGAACGCCGCCTCCGCGACCGCGTCCGGCACCTCGGGCTCGTTGTCGGTGCGCTCGGAGGGGCGCGAGAAGAAGCGCAGGTCGCCGAAGCGGTCGCGCGTGTCCGCGTCCTGGTTGTGCTGCTCGGCGAGGCGCCGGTAGAGGCGCAGGTCCTGCGGGCTCGCCATCAGCTCGCGCAGGACGCGCTGAGCCGTGGCGCGGTCGCGCACCTGGATGTGGCTCGCGCGCACCTGCTCGGGGGTGTTGAACTCGCGCTCGTGCGAGGCGTAGAAGGCCTGCACGTCCTCGTCCGAGATCGACTCGGGGGTGATCTCGGCGAAGCGCTCCTCGAGGAAGCGGCGGATCATCATCTGCTTGCGCGTGCGCTCGACCTCGGGCAGCTCGTGGTAGCCGCGCCGGCGGGCCTCCTGGGCGAGCAGCTCGAAGCGGATCATCTGGTCGAGGAACTCGCGGCGCCGCTCCGGGCTCGCGTAGCGGGTCCGCAGGAACGACCCCTTCGACGCCAGCTCCTCGGCGAGCTCGCCGACGGTGATCTCACGGCTCCCGATGGTGGCGAGGGTGGCCGCGCGCTGCGCCGCGGTCAGGCCGTGCACGACCTCGCCGTCGCCGCTCGGGTCGGTCCCGTTGGGGTCGGGATCGGGGTCGTCCTCCCCGCAGCCGACCGCGCCGAGCGCGAATCCGCCAGAGAGCAGGAGGGACGCGAGCATCACAGAGAAAAATCGTCGCGGCATGTCGCTGAGACGCACGTACCACACCCGCAAATTGGAGGCCAGGAGCGCCCTTTCCCACCATACTCCCGCCGTGCTTCGCCTCTTGATGATCACCACGCTCCTCGCCGTCGGCTGCGACGACGGGACCCCGCCCGCCGACGACGCCGGCGTGGACGCCGCCGTGGACGCGGGCGGCTCGGGGAGGGCGCCCTGCGCGCGGGACGCGGGCGTGATGGACGCCGACCTCGCGCGCGGGCTCTCGAACACCTGCACGGACGGGCTCTTGCTCAGCGGGCTCGGGCTGCGCTGGGCCGACGGCTCGCACCGCCTCGCGCGCTGGGCCGTCTACCCGCGCACCGTCTTCCCCGAAGGCTGCCCGCCCTCGAGCGCGCTCCGCGGCGCGACGCTGGTCACGGAGCTGGAGGGCGAGGTCGACGGCCGGGCCGCGCCCGGAGGCGAGGTCATGGTGACCTACAGCGCCATCGGCCCCTTCGGCGGCTCGACCCCGCCCGACGCGGGCATGACCTGGCGCGGGGTCCGGATCGCGCGCGGCACCACCACCGTCGACCTGACGGCCGACGAGGGCGAGTCCCCGGCGCTCTTCGACCTGGCCGGCGCGGGCATGGGCGCCGCGCCCGCCCTCGCGGTGGTGCTGGACGGGCTGGAGCTGTCGACCGAGGTCACGCAGCCGCCCGCCTTCCCGCGTGACCTCGACGCCAGCGACGGCTTCGCCACGCGCGGCATCGGCGCCTGGATCGACGCGGTCGAGCGCGACGGAGACACGCTGCGCTTCCGGGCCGGCGCCCGCTTCGCCGTCGGCCGCTCGGGCGACCCCGAGCTGGATCGCGCCTTCGGCAGCACCCGCACCCGCGCCGTCGTGCACTGGGCCGTGGTCGCGCTCCCGCGCGCTCCCGTCGCCGGCTCGGTGGCGTACCGCGAGAGCCACTTCGGCACCGGCCCGCGCGAGCTCTCGCTCTGCCGCCCGGACGCCGAGACCACCGCCCTCGCCATCGAGGGGCCGCCCGCAGCGCACGCCGCGCCCGCGCTGACCTCCTTCCGCCTCTCGCTCTTCCCCGAGGACGAAGAGCAGGGGGACGTGGTGCGTGAGCTGTCGCTGCTGGTGCACTCCTTCGAGCACGACCCCAGCTCCGGCCGCGCGCACATGCAGGTCGAGGGCTACGCCACCAACGAGGGCCCGCCGCCCAGCCGCCAGCCCATGACCTACGACGTCTCCGCGACCGTCGCGCTGCTGAGCTGGGACGCCGGGGACGACGTGGAGCACCTCCGCTTCGCGGCCCCGGTCGAGGCCGGCCGCACCGACGTCGAGCTCCCGCTGACCGAGCGCTAGCAGTGTCCGGCAAAGATGACTGCGCGCGCCTCGCCGGCGGGACGGCGCGCCCAGCGCGCCAGTCGCTCCTCCGAAATGCTTCAGCATTTCGTCGACGGCCCG containing:
- a CDS encoding peptidyl-prolyl cis-trans isomerase gives rise to the protein MLASLLLSGGFALGAVGCGEDDPDPDPNGTDPSGDGEVVHGLTAAQRAATLATIGSREITVGELAEELASKGSFLRTRYASPERRREFLDQMIRFELLAQEARRRGYHELPEVERTRKQMMIRRFLEERFAEITPESISDEDVQAFYASHEREFNTPEQVRASHIQVRDRATAQRVLRELMASPQDLRLYRRLAEQHNQDADTRDRFGDLRFFSRPSERTDNEPEVPDAVAEAAFQIQQIGGMHPEVVRSDAGWHIVKLTGRRAAMRRSLEEAERPIRARLHRERREQAIQDLIDELRAAADVEENLDLLSEVQIDLPEGDSPTVTNPQLGAEPSGALRPTAPTGPRPPAPTKQGPTKQGGR
- a CDS encoding SurA N-terminal domain-containing protein; this encodes MKKSLLTAALGLALLAPGAAKAEVIERVVATINDDAIFLSELRRRAAPMLDQALASPSQAARMAAIEQLYREVLDRMIQEELFLQAADEMQVSVSRAEVDRAIANVQRQSGLDDATFWEAVRGQGFTEEQYRGDVRRQLLRLKVLNFRARGRVNITEEQVRERYEMLIARERRTAEFTAAQIFFEVPSGATATEVARIRSEAEAARDDVEGADDFWSEGGMRLGTLRQGELPDSLEDALMNLDVGEIGEVVRGPAGFHIFLLMDRQQSAEGAPAYEDMRMQIYQQMMEGAMARQEELLLAELRRAAVIDIRL